Proteins from a genomic interval of Puniceicoccaceae bacterium:
- a CDS encoding alpha-E domain-containing protein, with amino-acid sequence MMLCRVADSLFWMSRYIERAENTVRLVDVNLQILLETDGANRETIATFWHPIIESTGDLPIYSQLYQDFESQSVMEYLTFSRENPSSVISCIAAARENARMIRDQLSEDMWEIINRCYLFLKHTDPKQIWSSGPYAFYKEIREYSNLFQGVTESTFPHAVGYEFIQAGRFLERADKTGRILRAKILLDHFWGDQEVINPLDAAQWLSVLRACSAEGAFQQMHSQRLEGDDIVEFLALSRYFPRSIRFCVSQLQRHMHAISQCPLTHFSNEAERKCGILLSKLNYCRIEEITGVRTDPFLNDVHRMLDEIAIELNNHYMFFPIVDPALATESVEPPSEQQQSL; translated from the coding sequence CCGCGTTGCCGATTCCCTGTTCTGGATGTCCCGCTACATCGAACGTGCCGAAAACACGGTGCGTTTGGTTGATGTGAATCTGCAGATCCTGCTCGAAACCGATGGTGCCAATCGAGAAACCATCGCCACCTTCTGGCATCCCATCATCGAAAGTACTGGGGATTTGCCCATTTACAGCCAGCTGTACCAGGATTTTGAAAGTCAATCCGTCATGGAATACCTCACGTTCTCCCGTGAGAACCCGAGTTCGGTGATCAGTTGCATCGCAGCTGCCCGCGAAAATGCTCGCATGATTCGGGATCAACTCTCGGAGGACATGTGGGAAATCATCAACCGCTGCTATCTCTTTCTCAAACACACCGACCCCAAGCAGATCTGGAGTTCCGGTCCCTATGCCTTCTACAAGGAAATCCGTGAGTATTCAAACCTGTTTCAGGGCGTCACCGAATCCACCTTCCCTCATGCGGTTGGCTACGAGTTCATCCAAGCCGGACGTTTTCTCGAGCGCGCCGACAAGACAGGACGCATCCTGCGTGCAAAGATTTTGCTGGACCATTTCTGGGGTGACCAGGAAGTCATCAATCCACTGGATGCGGCCCAGTGGCTGTCGGTCCTGCGTGCGTGCAGTGCAGAGGGAGCCTTTCAACAGATGCACTCACAGCGCTTGGAAGGGGATGACATTGTGGAGTTCCTGGCATTGTCGCGCTATTTCCCACGCTCCATCCGCTTTTGCGTCAGCCAGCTGCAACGACACATGCACGCGATCTCCCAATGCCCGCTCACCCATTTTTCGAACGAAGCCGAACGAAAGTGCGGCATCCTGCTCTCCAAGCTCAACTACTGCCGCATTGAGGAGATCACAGGGGTCCGCACAGATCCGTTTCTCAATGATGTACACCGGATGCTGGATGAGATCGCCATCGAACTGAACAATCACTACATGTTCTTTCCCATCGTCGATCCCGCACTCGCAACAGAATCGGTCGAGCCACCATCCGAACAGCAGCAGTCGCTCTGA